The following are encoded in a window of bacterium SCSIO 12643 genomic DNA:
- a CDS encoding helix-turn-helix transcriptional regulator translates to MKTDIALNSYLPSLFSGLQENGINPDRFIQSSYLRKLDLTDPDKYIPNELLGDLLLNIKNQLGVDSLVVDFKEHFRSTNMGFVSSHLYQSPNFLCFLENAIKCHKMLRSNYSMALDINGNLSRFSVKINEVQGHGKLISEEIDIARILDAFMLVGGKDFQPIELGITAETSNILESIFPKGDYPVKLNQNESWVLFKTSLLAKPVPEVTVDSNGINTLYDDSTNAFKIERMLESFKVGHIPSLDELSDLLNVSRKTIERRLQQEGTHFMEIKSRFLKRKSYELLNDPRLSIKEISQRLDYANSQNFIRKFKAMNGLTPNEYRSGLE, encoded by the coding sequence GTGAAGACCGATATTGCACTTAATTCATATTTACCATCATTGTTTTCAGGATTACAAGAAAATGGAATAAACCCAGATCGGTTTATTCAATCTTCCTATTTGAGAAAACTAGACCTAACTGATCCGGATAAATATATTCCGAATGAACTGTTAGGAGATTTGTTGTTGAATATCAAGAATCAATTAGGTGTGGATAGTTTGGTGGTAGACTTTAAAGAACATTTCAGGTCTACCAACATGGGGTTTGTGAGCAGTCATTTATATCAAAGCCCCAATTTCCTATGTTTTTTGGAAAACGCTATAAAATGTCATAAGATGTTGCGTTCCAATTATTCCATGGCGTTGGATATTAATGGGAATTTATCACGATTTTCTGTTAAGATTAATGAGGTTCAGGGGCATGGTAAATTGATTTCTGAGGAGATTGATATTGCACGAATTTTAGATGCGTTTATGCTGGTAGGTGGAAAGGATTTTCAGCCCATAGAACTAGGAATAACAGCTGAAACCAGTAATATTTTGGAATCAATTTTTCCTAAGGGAGATTATCCGGTAAAACTCAATCAAAATGAAAGTTGGGTTTTATTTAAAACCTCGCTACTTGCGAAACCAGTTCCTGAAGTGACAGTGGATTCTAACGGAATTAATACACTATACGATGATTCAACCAATGCTTTCAAAATTGAACGGATGTTGGAAAGTTTTAAAGTAGGACATATTCCAAGTTTGGATGAATTATCCGATTTATTGAATGTTTCCAGAAAAACGATAGAGCGAAGATTGCAACAAGAAGGAACGCATTTTATGGAAATAAAATCGAGATTTTTAAAGCGAAAGAGTTATGAGTTGTTGAATGATCCGAGACTTTCCATAAAGGAAATTTCGCAAAGACTGGATTACGCCAATAGTCAAAATTTTATTCGAAAGTTTAAGGCAATGAATGGTTTAACACCAAATGAATACAGGTCCGGATTAGAGTGA
- a CDS encoding arylsulfatase, translated as MRKSLILLALVAVSSMVMAQKNKKPNILVIWGDDIGWANISKYNHGMMGYQTPNIDRIANEGAMFTDWYAQQSCTAGRAAFILGQHPFRTGLLTIGMPGSKQGIKDDQPTIAELLKPQGYTCGQFGKNHLGDQDEHLPTNHGFDEFFGNLYHLNAEEEPETYYYPKDPEFHKKYGPRGVIHSYSDGKIEDTGPLTRKRMETADDEFTDAAIAFIEKAHANGQPFFVWLSATRMHVWTHLKDESVGVTGIGLYPDGMVEHDKQIGRVLAKLEVLKIIDNTIIMYSTDNGAEKFTWPDGGTTPFAGEKGTTWEGGFRVPCAIRWPGVIKPGTIDNNIYSHEDMMPTLLAAAGVPDVKEKLLKGYQASGKNFKCHLDGYNALPFWKGDVEEAPRKEIFYFDAGGNLNALRYQNWKLHFTIMEGAINEAYRKTPSWPVLINLRADPYEVSYKSSMYIRWFADNMWTFVPAQVYVGEFLESFKEYPPVLGSSLSMDKVMQSLQTNPKN; from the coding sequence ATGAGAAAAAGCCTAATTTTATTAGCTTTAGTAGCAGTGTCATCCATGGTGATGGCACAGAAAAACAAAAAGCCCAATATCCTGGTGATTTGGGGCGATGATATTGGATGGGCCAATATCAGTAAATACAACCACGGGATGATGGGGTACCAAACTCCAAATATCGACCGAATTGCAAATGAAGGTGCTATGTTTACCGATTGGTATGCGCAGCAATCCTGTACGGCAGGTAGAGCAGCTTTCATTTTGGGACAACATCCTTTCAGAACCGGATTATTGACGATTGGAATGCCGGGAAGTAAACAAGGGATTAAAGATGATCAACCTACCATTGCCGAATTGTTGAAACCACAGGGATATACCTGCGGACAGTTTGGCAAAAACCATTTGGGAGATCAAGACGAACATTTACCAACAAACCACGGATTTGATGAGTTTTTTGGAAATCTGTATCACCTGAATGCGGAGGAAGAACCAGAAACATATTACTATCCAAAAGATCCGGAGTTTCATAAAAAATACGGACCTAGAGGTGTGATCCATAGTTATTCTGATGGAAAAATCGAAGATACGGGACCTTTAACCCGTAAAAGAATGGAAACAGCAGATGATGAATTTACCGATGCGGCCATTGCGTTCATTGAAAAAGCGCATGCGAATGGACAACCATTTTTTGTATGGTTAAGTGCAACAAGAATGCACGTTTGGACACATTTAAAAGACGAAAGTGTTGGCGTAACGGGCATTGGATTGTATCCGGACGGAATGGTAGAGCATGATAAACAAATCGGTAGAGTATTGGCTAAATTGGAAGTATTGAAAATTATAGACAATACAATTATCATGTATTCTACAGATAATGGTGCTGAGAAATTTACCTGGCCTGATGGAGGTACAACTCCATTTGCTGGTGAAAAAGGAACAACCTGGGAAGGTGGTTTCCGTGTACCATGCGCTATTCGTTGGCCGGGTGTAATCAAGCCGGGAACGATTGATAACAATATCTACTCACATGAGGATATGATGCCGACTTTATTGGCAGCAGCAGGTGTTCCGGATGTAAAAGAGAAATTGTTAAAAGGTTACCAGGCATCTGGTAAAAACTTCAAGTGTCACCTGGATGGTTACAATGCATTACCATTCTGGAAAGGAGATGTAGAAGAGGCGCCAAGAAAAGAGATTTTCTATTTTGATGCCGGTGGTAATTTAAATGCATTACGTTACCAAAACTGGAAATTACATTTTACCATTATGGAGGGTGCAATTAACGAAGCATACAGAAAAACACCATCCTGGCCGGTTTTAATCAACTTAAGAGCGGATCCATATGAAGTGTCTTACAAATCAAGTATGTATATCCGTTGGTTTGCGGACAATATGTGGACATTTGTTCCGGCACAAGTATATGTGGGAGAGTTCCTGGAATCATTTAAAGAATATCCACCAGTATTGGGGTCTTCTTTAAGTATGGATAAGGTGATGCAGTCGTTGCAAACCAATCCAAAAAATTAA
- a CDS encoding haloacid dehalogenase-like hydrolase — MKSQIILWNLILILGISSCTEHPQNVEQQIEILPSWNDVKSKQEIIDFVTRVTDVNSVDYMAPAQRIATFDNDGTLWAEQPVYFQLFFAIDRIKAMANEHPEWDTLMPYSAVLQNDMPKLLSYGEKGLIQLILTSHSNVTTKEFEEIVKQWAASAEHPQLHRKYSDLVYQPMLELLQYLQDNEFKTYIVSGGGVDFMRPIVSDIYNIPPEQIIGTTLKTAYSYNNGHPQIMKLPEVHFVDDKAGKPENIQRIIGRRPVISVGNSDGDLAMLQWASGQETFLNVYVHHTDGEREWAYDRDSHIGKLDKGLDQAEAEKWTIIDMKNDWKVIYPFELK, encoded by the coding sequence ATGAAATCACAAATAATCTTATGGAACTTAATTTTGATTTTGGGGATAAGTTCCTGTACAGAGCATCCCCAGAATGTTGAACAACAAATTGAGATTTTACCATCCTGGAATGATGTGAAATCAAAACAAGAGATTATTGATTTTGTAACCCGTGTTACCGATGTAAATAGTGTGGATTACATGGCCCCGGCTCAACGTATTGCTACATTCGATAATGATGGAACCCTCTGGGCTGAACAACCCGTATACTTTCAATTATTCTTTGCTATTGATCGAATCAAAGCGATGGCAAATGAACATCCGGAATGGGATACTTTGATGCCATATAGTGCCGTTTTACAAAATGATATGCCTAAGCTTTTGAGCTATGGGGAAAAAGGCTTAATCCAATTGATCTTGACCAGTCATTCCAATGTGACTACAAAAGAATTTGAAGAAATTGTAAAGCAATGGGCAGCTTCAGCAGAACATCCACAATTACACCGTAAATATTCTGATTTGGTATATCAACCCATGTTGGAATTGTTACAATACCTGCAGGACAATGAATTTAAAACTTACATCGTTTCAGGAGGAGGTGTAGATTTTATGCGTCCAATTGTGTCGGACATTTACAATATTCCACCAGAGCAAATTATTGGAACTACATTAAAAACAGCTTATTCCTATAATAATGGACATCCGCAAATCATGAAATTACCGGAAGTTCATTTTGTGGATGATAAGGCTGGAAAACCAGAGAATATTCAGAGAATTATCGGACGTAGACCAGTGATCTCCGTGGGGAACTCTGATGGTGATTTAGCCATGTTACAATGGGCCTCAGGACAAGAGACATTTTTGAATGTATATGTTCATCATACAGATGGAGAAAGAGAGTGGGCTTACGACCGTGATTCTCATATTGGAAAGTTAGATAAAGGTCTGGATCAGGCGGAGGCAGAAAAGTGGACCATCATTGATATGAAAAACGATTGGAAGGTAATTTATCCGTTTGAATTAAAATAA